The Vespula vulgaris chromosome 3, iyVesVulg1.1, whole genome shotgun sequence DNA window ctttttattttatactgaatattattatatataaatatattataaataaacctGAAGAAGAATAGGACGACTGTATATGGataattcatcatttttaGTGCAATTATTTCGTATTCCTTTCGCACATTTTAAGTGTtctaaaaaaagtattatctgttttacaaatttactaataattaaatttttttaatttattaatatgataataaatttataaaagttacCAGCAACTTTATTTATTGCAATTTCTGTAGATTTACACAGAAAGCAACCATCTCCTTCTAATGCCATACTATTGATTAAGATGAAATGATTACCATTTGTGCTGATTCTTTGAACACTCGGtgctttcattttatttacaaatcttTGATTTGAATAAGGTGTTATggctaaaaaaaaattatagtttacttaaattaaaatattattacttaacACTATATAGTAAGCAGCTCtagaaagtaattattataaatagctatcataaaatataattgttaaaaataccATAATGAAATCCTATGTCGTGATTTCCAGCCATAGTAAAAAGGCGAATATCATTTGATACAGAAAACAATGAATGAAATCTTGATATATAATTGTCAAATTCTTTATCATTAGACCAATCACCTTCATCAAATATATCACCTACAATAGTTGTTAATAGTTTATATGTACAACTTCATTATTGATAccagtatatatattctatatacctaagataaaaattatatctggTTTATGAATTGTTATTGATGTTTGAAATGCTCTGTACATTTGCCACTCTctgaaaacaaattatttacttttattgaacataataatatcaaataataaaaatttatttgataataatgataagtataataattaaaaaagtaatctttaattgttaataatttacaaaatatataaattaaattacaataataaatattatgctGATTTATAACCTTCTCAATTTATCAAACCAGTGACCTCTTTTTGGACCAAGTAAATGAGTATCAGAAATGAATATTGCTCGTACAGGATGTTCATCGAGTTTTGGTGTATCAACAGACGAAACAGCTTTATGTGGGTCTAAGGATGGCCAGTTACACTAATTCATAAAAACCACTTAGTTTACatgtaattaacaaataaagatCTATGTTATGgcatataattttactaaCCTGTGAAAgcactatataatatataaagtattcaCAGAAAAACaacacaaaaataaaaattaatgtaaatataaataaataattattgtagaAACGCTTTCTTAGTATAGACAtcctttattatatttttcagaaaaaagtttatagctagaataatttaattgttcATTTTAAAgcaatagtaaaataatatttataatcactgtttaataaaaatattatatataattattgaaattcgtCCACTCCATGTCACTTAAAAACAGTAGTCAACAGTAGCCAACATTAGCATTCAAAATTTGGTATTCTTCAAATGTATGCAATCGCTTGTAGTTATCATACAGATGTAAATATTCATTTGTAACTATACGCAACATTAGTATTTTAAtgtgttatataataatgttaagtGATAGAGAATAGTGCTTAAAAAGATCTAATATTTGCaaatagttatatttttacatacatatatactatgtttaattatttatacgtatacatatatttgtttatgtgAATGCCTATATAAcaagaatgataataaatgtatcTTTTAGGATAcattatcttattatatctgtattttacttattttataaataaataaatatatcattttcctcgtttaatgatttaaatctattaactagaaaaaatgttaaaattaaaacattcTAATTACA harbors:
- the LOC127062131 gene encoding metallophosphoesterase 1, which gives rise to MSILRKRFYNNYLFIFTLIFIFVLFFCEYFIYYIVLSQCNWPSLDPHKAVSSVDTPKLDEHPVRAIFISDTHLLGPKRGHWFDKLRREWQMYRAFQTSITIHKPDIIFILGDIFDEGDWSNDKEFDNYISRFHSLFSVSNDIRLFTMAGNHDIGFHYAITPYSNQRFVNKMKAPSVQRISTNGNHFILINSMALEGDGCFLCKSTEIAINKVAEHLKCAKGIRNNCTKNDELSIYSRPILLQHFPLYRTSDEMCNELDEAPHEIKRLQFRERWECLSKEASEQLLDILNPRLVVDGHTHYGCRRIHRDDILEFTIPSFSWRNIDNPSFLLGIFTPNNFSVSKCYMPVESTVILIYIISIACIFICLIIKYIPKTILIVFLKMKPQY